The Fuscovulum sp. sequence CGGGCGATTTGGCCCCTATGTGAAGCATGGGTCGGTTTACGCCAATATCCCGGATGTGGAGGAGGTCTTTACCATCGGGATGAACCGCGCGGTCGAGGTTCTGGCGCAGAAGGCTACGCGGGGACGCGGTGCATCGGCACCGGCAGGGCCGTTGCGCGTGTTGGGCGCGCACCCTGATGGCGGCGAGGTTCAGGTGATGCCGGGCAAGTACGGGCCTTATGTGAAATGGGCCAAGGTGAATGCGACCCTGCCCAAGGATCTGGATCCCGAGGCGGTGACGCTGGATGAGGCGCTGGCGCTGATCATCGAGAAGGCCGGTAAATCGGGTGGCAAGAAGGCCGCGAAACCCAAGGCGGCAGCGAAACCGAAGGCTGCCGCAAAGCCCAAGACTGCCGCCAAGCCGAAGGCCGCGGCGAAGAAGCCAGCGGCGAAGAAGCCCGCCACGAAGAAGGCCGCCGCCGAATAGGCAGCGCGTCGATCCGGCAGGCAAGGCACTGGACAGGCCGCTCTGCCCCGGCTTCATTCGGGGCGTGGTGGGAGAATCGAGGGTGCGATGCGTGCGGGTTTGATAGCGGGTTTGGTGCTGATGGCCGGACAGGCCGAGGCGGGGCTGACCTTGTGCAATGACGGGGGCGACCGTGCCTCGGTCGCCATTGCCTATGCGGCTGAGGGTGTCTGGACAAGCGAGGGTTGGTGGGGGATCGAACCCGGGGCCTGTGCCGTGGTGCAGGCGGGCGATTTGCAGCAGCAGCACTATTATTACACGCTGTCAGGCACGGATTTCGCGGGTGAAGGCTTTGCCTTTTGCACGAAACCCGACGCCTTTACCCTGACCGGGGCGGATGGCGATTGCGCCGGCCTTGGGGCGGAGAGCCGGGCCTTTGCGCATATCGACACCGGGCCGGAGGCGACGGATTTCACCTTCCGTCTGGCGGCGGGAAATGCGGGCAAGCAGGCAGATGCCGCCGCGCCTGTTTTTGATGAGATTCCGTTGCAGGCCGAAGATGTGGCCTCATTGCTGGATTCGGCTGCGATGCCGAGTTTCGAGCGCGGGGTGTTGGGCGAGCCCTTTTTGGTGGATGCGATCCTGCAGGGTTGCGGGCCGACCGAGGGCCGGGATGCCTGTACCTTCTATGCCGAGGGGGCACGCTGGATTGCCACGACCTCTGGCCAGAGCAATCCGGCGGCGATGCAGGCGATGGCGGCCTTGCCGGTAGGGGCGGCGTTGCGGGTTTCGGGCGACTTGCTGTCATTCGGGGATATCACGGCCGAGGCGGCGATTGCCTCGCTGGAACAGATCGAGGACCCTTATGCCGCTCAACGTGCGGCGATGCAGGGCAATTGGGTCAGCGCCGATGATCCGCAAAGCCAGGTGCAGATTGCCGGGTCGGAATGGACCGACATTTATGGCGATGAGCTGTTGGCTGTGGCGATCCTGACGCTGTCGGACAGCTGCGGTGAGGCGCAGGGCGGCGTGCTGCTGAGCCAGCAACGGATGGGGTATGACCCTGCGGATATGCAGTGTTATGAGGTGCTGTCGGTGGACGGCGACCGTATGGAGCTGTCCTATCTGGGGCGCGGGAACACGCTCGTTTACGTGCGTCCCTGACCACGCGGGTCGATCAGCCGCGCCATCAGGGACGGCGCGCGGATCAGGCCGATGGGGTGGCCGTCGTCGGTCACCTGCAATTCCGCCGCGCCTTCGGAGAGCATGGTCATCACCGTGCGGACCGGGGTTTCGCAATCCACGCTGGGGCCGGTCGAGGCCCCGGCCTCCATCACGTCGCGCGCGGTCAGCACCGAGAGCGGGTTCATATGGGCCACGAAATCGGCGACGTATTCGCTGACCGGGTTGGCGATGATTTCCCGCGCGGTCCCGCATTGGACGATGCGGCCACCCTCCATCAGAGCGATGCGGTTGCCGAGCTTGAACGCCTCATCCAGATCGTGGGACACGAAGACGATGGTGCGTTTCAGTTTGGATTGAAGATCAAGAAGCTCGTCCTGCAACCGCGCGCGGATCAGGGGATCGAGCGCGGAGAAGGGTTCGTCCATCAGCAGGATCGGGGCCTGGGTCACGAAGGCGCGGGCAAGGCCCACGCGTTGCTGCATCCCGCCAGACAGTTCGCCCACCTTGCGGTCGGCCCAGGCGGTAAGGTTTACCAGCGCAAGCTGTTCATCCACCTTGGCGCGGCGACCCTCGACAGGGATGCCCGCGAGTTCAAGGCCGAGGCCCACGTTTTCGCGCACCGTGCGCCAGGGCAGGAGGCCGAATTGTT is a genomic window containing:
- a CDS encoding DUF1036 domain-containing protein: MRAGLIAGLVLMAGQAEAGLTLCNDGGDRASVAIAYAAEGVWTSEGWWGIEPGACAVVQAGDLQQQHYYYTLSGTDFAGEGFAFCTKPDAFTLTGADGDCAGLGAESRAFAHIDTGPEATDFTFRLAAGNAGKQADAAAPVFDEIPLQAEDVASLLDSAAMPSFERGVLGEPFLVDAILQGCGPTEGRDACTFYAEGARWIATTSGQSNPAAMQAMAALPVGAALRVSGDLLSFGDITAEAAIASLEQIEDPYAAQRAAMQGNWVSADDPQSQVQIAGSEWTDIYGDELLAVAILTLSDSCGEAQGGVLLSQQRMGYDPADMQCYEVLSVDGDRMELSYLGRGNTLVYVRP
- the choV gene encoding choline ABC transporter ATP-binding protein, translated to MTATRNAVEFDRVSIVFGDNPDRALPLMDDGKTRAEVQQACGQVLGVHDCTLTVAEGEILVLMGLSGSGKSTLLRGVNALNPVVRGEVRVWDGNKMVSVTKADPATLRELRLSRIAMVFQQFGLLPWRTVRENVGLGLELAGIPVEGRRAKVDEQLALVNLTAWADRKVGELSGGMQQRVGLARAFVTQAPILLMDEPFSALDPLIRARLQDELLDLQSKLKRTIVFVSHDLDEAFKLGNRIALMEGGRIVQCGTAREIIANPVSEYVADFVAHMNPLSVLTARDVMEAGASTGPSVDCETPVRTVMTMLSEGAAELQVTDDGHPIGLIRAPSLMARLIDPRGQGRT